The genomic window ACGAATGCCACGACAAAGCCGGACACATGAGCACAGATAAAACCATCAGTCGGATTTTAAATCTGTTTTGGTTTCCCCGAATGCGTAGTTTTGTAAAAAGCTATATCAAGTCCTGTGTCGGCTGCGCAATGTATAAAATACCAGGTGGACGCCAGGAAGGTCAGTACCACTACGGTGATATCAAGCCGATTCCATTTTCCACCGTTCACATGGATCACCTGGGACCGTTTCCGTAAAGTTCAAAGCGAAATGAACATATTTTAGTCCTTGTCGACGCTTTCACCAAGTTCACCATCGTTAGAGCAGTAAAAAGTACAGCAACAAAACACGTCCTAGATGCCCTACAAGAAGTCACCAGCTACGTTGGAATGCCAGATAGAATTGTTACCGATCGAGGTACCGCATTCACGTCCAAAGATTTTGAGAAATATTGCAAGTCGAACAATGTAAAGCATATACTCAATGCTGTGAGAACACCAAGAGCCAACGGTCATGCAGAAAGGACAAATCGAATTATTATGTCAATGCTTTTGCCTTCAAATGAAAACGAGAAACGTTGGGACGAAATGCTGCGATCAATCCAGTGGAGCATTAATACCATGGTAAATAGCACTACTAAATGTTCCCCATTCCAGCTTCTATATGGTTATGAGCCCCGAGATGTCCTTAAAAACACGCTGACGAGCGTGATCCAGAATCAAGACCAAGGAATGATGACTGATGCCGAATTAGAAAAGCTCCGAGCTGACGCTGCAAACACTATCAACGACCACAGAGCAGTTGCCAAGAAGAAATACGACGCCACCCATTCCAAGCCAACTGTCTATACATTAGACATTAATTTGGTTGAGAACGAGCCTTTTAGCATAGGCACTTCGCGCAAACTAGAGCCGCAACACAAAGGTCCTTTTATTGTATCGAAAGTGCTGCCCAACGACCGATATCTTGCTGAAGATCTGCCACATGCCCAACGAAAGCAGAGACATTATAAGTCAGTGTATTCAGACAAGATGAAACGCTGGTGCGAAATTCCCCCCGATGAGCCAGATGAAGACGACAAAGAGGAAGACGACACAAATTAATAATCACGCGAGGACGCCGTGATCGTCAGGAGAGGCCGAATGTAACGAGCGGGTTGTTGTCAAGGATTAGTTTAAGCAAACCCCTATACTGTAATCGATAGCTAAGTTGAATTAAGATCGAGATCGATAGAAAACTAAAAGGAGGAGATCAAAAACACACGCTTAAGGAAGCGCACGTAAAGTTTGTAGAAGCGAATCTCATTTAGCGACTGTTACCCTCTAAGCCAATAAAAGCACTCCACCATTCGGAAAACTAGCCATCCTGTCATATTTTTacagtacatatatatttataaccgTTTCTCGTAAAGTATATGATTCGAtgtactagattcgttgaaaagtatgtaacatgtACTGAActgtaacaggtagaaggagGCTTTTCTGACGCTATAAAGTATGTAGATGTTATCTTGATCACTAgacgagtcgatctggccatgtttgTCTGACTTTTCCCCCCCAATCCCACACATTTGAAGTTTTTGTTAGATTTTTGATCTTGTCCGTTTATATCCATATGTAAAAAAGAATGTCGAACTTTCTGGTCTTGCAGATGTTTCATTCGATGAATAAGAGCTCGCATTGTCGTGATGAAGAGGGATCGGTCGTGGGCGGGTGGTTTTCCTGACTTCTGGAAAGACAACTTACAAACAAATGGAATTGTTGAAGTCAGAATTGACTGTTTCACGTTGTTCTAATGGTACTATTGCGACATGTCCAGTTTTTCTGAAAAAACAGTTAAACATTTGCTTCAAAGTGCTTCGTGCGCGAGCAACTTTTGTTGGATTTAGCTCATCTTGAAACACCCACACAGTTCCGGCTCATACTCGGAATCCACGATAAATAATCTGTCACGATGTCCTAGAGGTGTTTCAAGGCACCGTAACAGTATTTCTTTCGACCAATCTGCACGAGCCTTCTTTTAAGCAATTGACAAATTGAGCCTTACGATAGAGCTTTCAGTTGACAGATTTAAACCCTAAGGTTTTCCATTCCCGAAATATAAAAGGCAATCCTcttatatgtaaataaacagtattcaataacaataaataagttGATACATTTAATTGGGTTGTTTACCGCTGCTTACATCATTACCTGCCTTTAATAACCCAGTAAAGTCAAATTCCCTGGTGGTGGTCCTGAAAGTTGTCTCAATTGTATGAGGACAAGCCATTACACCGTAAATGAGGCAATATTAATGTGAGACTTTCAAATGTTTCCGTTTGGCTTGGAACTGGAGGATAATAACTTAATTGAGCCATTGCACGCATGGGAGACTTCATTTAAAAGTTGAGAAACTGTCATCGTCTGTGCTCCCGTCTAATCCCTGGTGCATATATAAGTCGAAGGAGAGCAGCCATTATTCAACAGTCTTGACTTCATAATGGTTCGTTACGTGCCCCGGTTCGCTGatggtcagaaagttaagTTGGCTTGGCCCTTGGCGATTTTTCGGTTAAATCACATCTTCTGGCCATTGGATCCGAGCACAGGACAATGGGCCCGATATCTGGACAAGGTGCTTGCTGTTGGGATGACATTGGTTTTTATGCTGAACAACGATGCAGAGCTTAGGTACTTGCGCTTCCAGGCAAGAAATCGGAATTTGGACGCCTTCCTCTCAGGCATGCCAACGTATTTAATCCTAGTGGAGGCCCAATTCAGGAGTCTTCATATTCTAATGCACCTCGAAAAGCTCCAGAAGTTTTTAGAAATATTCTACgctaatatttatattgatccCCGGAAGGAACCTGAAATGTTCCGAAAAGTGGATGGCAAAATGCTGATAAATAGAATGGTTTCGGCCATGTACGGTGCAGTTATCTCTCTGTATCTAATCTCTCCCGTATTTTCCATTATTAACAAAAGCAAAGACTTTCTATACTCTATGATCTTTCCTTTCAATTCGGATCCTTTGTATCTATTTGTGCCATTGCTTTTGTCAAACGTTTGGGTTGGCGTTGTAATAGATTCCATGATGTTCGGGGAGACTAGTTTGCTGTGTGAATTAATTATCCACTTAAATGGTAGTTATCTGTTGCTTAAGAGGGACTTGCAGTTGGCAATTGAAAAAATCCTAGTTGCAAGAGATCGCCCTCAAATGGCTAAACAGCTGAAGGTACTAATCATCAAAACTCTCAAAAAAAATGTGGCTTTAAATCAGTTTGGCCAGCAGTTGGAGGGTCAGTATACTGTACGGGTTTTTATTATGTTTGCATTCGCTGCGGGCCTTTTATGCGCTCTTTCTTTCAAAGCTTATACGGTGAGCAAAAAAAAGATAATATAGTCTGAACTACGAAATATgtctttaaaataaacataccTATAGCTTTTAATAACTCTTTTAATATTTCCAACAGAATCCTATGGCCAATTACATCTATGCGA from Drosophila yakuba strain Tai18E2 chromosome 2L, Prin_Dyak_Tai18E2_2.1, whole genome shotgun sequence includes these protein-coding regions:
- the LOC6528988 gene encoding odorant receptor 35a isoform X2, which encodes MVRYVPRFADGQKVKLAWPLAIFRLNHIFWPLDPSTGQWARYLDKVLAVGMTLVFMLNNDAELRYLRFQARNRNLDAFLSGMPTYLILVEAQFRSLHILMHLEKLQKFLEIFYANIYIDPRKEPEMFRKVDGKMLINRMVSAMYGAVISLYLISPVFSIINKSKDFLYSMIFPFNSDPLYLFVPLLLSNVWVGVVIDSMMFGETSLLCELIIHLNGSYLLLKRDLQLAIEKILVARDRPQMAKQLKVLIIKTLKKNVALNQFGQQLEGQYTVRVFIMFAFAAGLLCALSFKAYTNPMANYIYAIWFGAKTVELLSLGQIGSDLAFTTDSLSSMYYLTHWEQILQYSTNPSENLRLLKLINLSIEMNSKPFYVTGLKYFRVSLQAVLKVSEKRVQSQVHQLSAVLQILQASFSYFTFLTSMQRRQMSN